From Chryseobacterium shandongense, the proteins below share one genomic window:
- a CDS encoding YicC/YloC family endoribonuclease: protein MILSMTGFGRAEDVFEGKKITIDIKSLNSKSFDLNIKIPLRYKEKEFEIRKILNDRIIRGKVDCYINLENLEESTDVKINKNLIDSYISELRHIASDGPDFEYLKMAVRLPDAITSRPDELLEGEWESLAKIVHAAVDRFEEFRKTEGKILHEELERNLQNIERNLSEVIPFEEERITAVKERYQKSLKEFENVDETRFYQEMAYFTEKLDISEEKVRLSQHLKYYKEVMDNEEFNGKKLGFISQEIGREINTLGSKANHAQIQKLVVMMKDDLEKIKEQTLNVL from the coding sequence ATGATTTTATCAATGACCGGCTTCGGGAGAGCCGAAGATGTTTTTGAAGGCAAAAAGATTACCATCGATATTAAGTCACTGAACAGCAAAAGCTTTGATTTAAATATTAAAATTCCTTTACGGTATAAAGAAAAAGAATTTGAAATAAGAAAAATTCTTAACGACAGAATTATCCGCGGAAAAGTAGACTGCTATATCAACCTTGAGAATCTGGAAGAATCTACAGATGTGAAAATTAATAAAAATTTAATTGATTCTTACATCAGCGAGCTTCGACATATAGCTTCAGACGGCCCCGATTTCGAATACCTTAAGATGGCGGTGAGACTACCGGATGCTATTACCTCAAGACCCGACGAACTGTTGGAAGGCGAATGGGAATCATTGGCTAAAATTGTACATGCTGCTGTTGACCGGTTCGAAGAATTCAGAAAAACGGAAGGTAAAATCCTGCACGAAGAGCTGGAAAGAAACTTACAGAATATCGAAAGAAATCTCTCTGAAGTAATCCCTTTTGAAGAAGAACGAATCACAGCCGTAAAAGAGCGTTATCAAAAATCTTTAAAGGAATTTGAAAATGTTGATGAAACGCGTTTCTATCAGGAAATGGCTTATTTCACGGAAAAGCTGGATATCTCTGAAGAGAAGGTAAGACTTTCCCAACACCTGAAATATTATAAAGAAGTAATGGATAATGAAGAATTCAACGGGAAAAAATTGGGATTCATATCTCAGGAAATCGGCCGTGAAATCAATACATTGGGTTCAAAAGCCAACCATGCTCAGATCCAGAAACTGGTGGTGATGATGAAGGATGATTTAGAAAAAATAAAAGAGCAGACGTTAAATGTTCTATAA
- the miaA gene encoding tRNA (adenosine(37)-N6)-dimethylallyltransferase MiaA, whose product MKKKNVISVVGPTGIGKTRLAIDLAKHFDSEIVSCDSRQFFKEMKIGTASPSEEELAEAPHHFIGNLSVEEYYSIGQYEEDALKKLNQLFEKYETVILVGGSMMYEKAVIEGLNDLPEADEENQKKLQNIFENEGIEKLQEMLKDMDPEYFSVVDIHNHRRLLRAIDVIWQTNKKYSEQIAVSQDSRDFKTIRIGIEAPREELYDRINRRVDIMMEKGLLEEAKSLEKFKHLTALNTVGYAELFKYFDGEWDLDFAVPEIKKNSRRYAKRQLTWYRKADDIHYLQLGYSQEDFDGLIDYIEEQISK is encoded by the coding sequence GTGAAAAAGAAAAATGTAATTTCTGTTGTTGGGCCTACCGGAATCGGAAAAACAAGACTGGCCATTGATTTGGCAAAGCATTTTGATTCTGAGATCGTTTCCTGTGATTCCCGTCAGTTTTTTAAAGAAATGAAAATCGGAACCGCCTCGCCTTCAGAAGAAGAACTGGCGGAAGCACCTCATCATTTCATCGGAAATCTTTCCGTTGAGGAGTATTATTCCATCGGGCAGTATGAAGAAGATGCTTTAAAAAAACTCAATCAACTTTTTGAAAAATACGAGACGGTCATCTTGGTGGGCGGAAGCATGATGTACGAAAAAGCCGTGATCGAAGGACTGAATGATCTGCCGGAAGCAGATGAAGAAAATCAAAAAAAGCTGCAGAATATTTTTGAAAATGAAGGTATTGAAAAACTTCAGGAAATGTTGAAAGATATGGATCCCGAATATTTTTCAGTCGTAGATATTCACAATCACAGAAGACTTTTGCGCGCTATTGATGTAATCTGGCAGACGAATAAAAAATATTCTGAGCAAATTGCTGTTTCACAGGATTCCCGTGATTTTAAAACGATCAGAATCGGTATTGAAGCGCCGCGTGAAGAATTGTACGACCGGATCAACAGGAGAGTTGATATCATGATGGAGAAAGGACTTCTGGAAGAAGCAAAAAGTTTGGAAAAATTTAAACATCTTACGGCATTAAATACGGTTGGCTACGCTGAATTATTTAAGTATTTCGACGGTGAATGGGATCTGGATTTTGCGGTTCCTGAAATCAAGAAAAATAGTCGGAGATACGCCAAACGTCAACTAACGTGGTATCGGAAAGCAGATGATATTCACTATCTGCAGCTGGGATATTCTCAGGAAGATTTTGATGGGTTGATTGATTATATTGAGGAACAAATTTCAAAATAA